A stretch of the Notolabrus celidotus isolate fNotCel1 chromosome 3, fNotCel1.pri, whole genome shotgun sequence genome encodes the following:
- the tm2d3 gene encoding TM2 domain-containing protein 3, with protein sequence MAANCHTWRPDRGRGYKTYGIVTVLFLDLVLQCVHGYLSSPHIGQERHYTRDAPHGPVITSPEVPAAASVSPADEESYVSKCPSGGVCSRLPADCIQCNYNHNCTYRKPASFTCKPKKGVHCVGDSGQQQSNFSLSISCQFCWQLDESQYRCSNSTSCMTVSCPRKRYNATCDVLDHVHCLGKRRFQKRLFCNWTGGYKWSTALALSITLGGFGADRFYLGQWREGLGKLFSFGGLGIWTLIDVLLIGVGYVGPADGSLYI encoded by the exons ATGGCCGCTAACTGTCATACATGGAGACCAGACCGAGGACGGGGCTACAAAACCTACGGAATAGTGACCGTGTTGTTCCTGGACCTGGTCTTACAGTGTGTTCACG GGTACCTGAGCTCGCCCCATATTGGCCAGGAGCGTCACTACACCAGAGATGCCCCGCATGGACCTGTCATCACCAGCCCTGAGgtccctgcagcagcttcag tgtctCCTGCTGATGAAGAGAGCTACGTGTCCAAGTGCCCAAGTGGAGGTGTGTGTAGTCGCCTGCCCGCTGATTGCATTCAGTGCAATTACAACCATAACTGCACCTACAGAAAACCAGCTTCCTTCACCTGTAAACCCAAAAAAGGAGTTCACTGTGTG GGAGACTCAGGACAGCAGCAGAGCaacttttctctctccatcagctgTCAGTTCTGCTGGCAGCTGGATGAGTCCCAGTACCGCTGCTCTAACTCCACCAGCTGTATGACTGTGTCCTGCCCACGTAAGCGCTACAACGCCACCTGTGACGTGTTGGACCATGTTCATTGTCTGG GTAAAAGACGTTTTCAGAAACGTTTGTTTTGTAACTGGACAGGAGGTTACAAGTGGTCAACAGCTTTAGCACTCAG CATTACCCTGGGTGGTTTCGGCGCAGACCGGTTTTATTTGGGCCAGTGGAGAGAGGGTCTGGGCAAACTGTTCAGCTTTGGAGGCCTGGGAATCTGGACTCTGATCGATGTGCTCCTAATAGGAGTTGGTTATGTGGGACCTGCAGACGGTTCTCTCTACATCTGA
- the larp6a gene encoding la-related protein 6a yields MHALVNAFMRCLSFLLPPSWLCVSFCLWAGNECEETLPRSNPRARFKSRKPLTYEEVAAVAAAAALEARGGSCPSVSPGPGCVSLAAKTPATPQGPQSGRNWIGGLWRAVERVFGAPLVLLRHHWCPKKRRAALRTPYPVCAFDSSEIKSFQGGAAAAAAAAAASEEGKRAGGLSTLTYPGNMSGSMGIPDPSLTECASDASTEQGIDEVITVDQHTQEMGTVTITVAIQAAEDEEPEEVSSNNIDFLGGSCSEDEIGRHDKSSGAGTSGGELEEESWQPPDPELIQKLVAQIEYYLSDENLEHDAFLLKHVRRNKLGFVSVKLLTSFKKVKHLTRDWRTTAYALRHSKILELNDEGRKVRRKSAVPVFASESLPSRMLLLSDLQRWPELAALTKDNGGSEGGATQQEQLMKLLLKDFGTYGTISSVRVLKPGKDLPADLKRLSSRYTQLGTEECAIVEFEEVEAAVKANEAVGNEDGGTSSLGLKVVLIGTKPPKKKVPKERPREEGGMRKSRSLNSRVRELQYHGDDSACSSSDTESNPTSPRLARKSQSCNKLSPTTAGTNFQNNHLSPGISPRNSPWSSPRASPCPQRKSPHSNKSPLASEGRLSPEPGRRWADYSSDSSLTPSGSPWVQRRKQVASQESSPVGSPMLGRKIQNADGLPPGVTRLPRGPDGTRGFHCVTVGERGKSAATQT; encoded by the exons atgcaCGCTTTAGTGAACGCCTTCATGCGctgtctctccttcctccttcctccctcctggcTTTGTGTCAGCTTTTGCTTGTGGGCTGGGAATGAATGCGAAGAGACGCTGCCGCGGTCCAATCCCAGGGCTCGTTTCAAAAGCAGAAAGCCTCTTACATATGAGGAAGTAGCAGccgtagcagcagcagcagcattagaaGCCCGAGGAGGCTCCTGCCCGTCGGTCTCACCAGGTCCAGGCTGCGTCTCGCTGGCTGCTAAAACCCCCGCTACTCCTCAGGGCCCTCAATCGGGTCGGAATTGGATCGGGGGTCTCTGGCGAGCCGTGGAGCGCGTCTTCGGAGCCCCCTTGGTCCTTCTCCGCCATCACTGGTGCCCTAAGAAGCGTCGAGCAGCTTTACGCACCCCGTATCCTGTCTGTGCCTTCGACTCGAGCGAGATTAAAAGCTTCCAGGGaggcgctgctgctgctgctgctgctgctgctgcgagcGAGGAAGGGAAGCGAGCGGGTGGACTAAGCACCTTGACTTACCCGGGGAACATGAGCGGGTCCATGGGGATCCCCGATCCGAGCTTAACTGAGTGCGCCTCGGATGCGTCAACGGAGCAGGGCATCGATGAGGTAATCACCGTGGATCAGCACACGCAAGAGATGGGGACGGTGACGATAACAGTGGCCATTCAAGCAGCGGAGGACGAGGAACCAGAGGAAGTGTCATCTAATAATATTGACTTCCTCGGAGGGAGCTGTAGCGAGGACGAAATCGGGAGGCATGACAAATCAAG TGGAGCCGGGACCAGCGgaggagagctggaggaggagagctggcaGCCCCCAGATCCAGAGCTCATCCAGAAGCTGGTTGCTCAAATAGAGTACTACCTGTCTGATGAAAATCTGGAGCATGACGCCTTCCTGCTCAAACACGTCAGACGCAACAAGCTTGGCTTTGTCAGCGTCAAGTTGCTCACTTCATTCAAAAAG gtgaaACACTTGACTCGTGACTGGAGGACAACTGCTTATGCTCTGAGACACTCGAAGATCCTCGAGCTCAATGATGAGGGCCGTAAGGTGCGGCGTAAATCTGCAGTGCCTGTCTTTGCCAGTGAGTCGCTACCCAGCCGCATGCTCCTGTTGAGTGATCTGCAGAGATGGCCAGAGCTTGCTGCTCTCACCAAGGATAATGGAGGAAGCGAGGGTGGAGCCACTCAACAGGAGCAGCTGATGAAGCTCCTGTTGAAAGATTTTGGAACGTACGGCACCATCTCTTCCGTCAGAGTCCTGAAGCCTGGGAAGGACCTGCCGGCGGACCTGAAGAGGCTGAGCAGCCGCTACACCCAGCTCGGCACTGAGGAGTGTGCCATTGTGGAgtttgaggaggtggaggcTGCTGTCAAAGCAAATGAAGCTGTAGGGAATGAGGACGGAGGGACCAGTTCTCTGGGGTTGAAAGTGGTCCTGATTGGCACCAAGCCACCCAAGAAGAAGGTGCCCAAAGAGAGACCACGTGAGGAAGGAGGGATGCGCAAAAGTCGCTCGCTAAACAGCAGAGTACGAGAGCTGCAGTACCACGGGGACGACTCGGCCTGCAGCTCCTCAGACACTGAGAGCAACCCCACGTCCCCAAGGCTGGCTAGGAAGTCTCAGTCCTGCAATAAGCTGAGCCCCACCACTGCAGGCACCAACTTCCAGAACAATCACCTGAGTCCTGGTATATCTCCTCGAAATAGTCCCTGGTCCAGCCCACGTGCCAGCCCCTGCCCTCAGCGCAAATCTCCTCACTCCAACAAGTCTCCCTTAGCTAGCGAGGGCAGACTGAGCCCAGAACCTGGCCGCCGCTGGGCAGACTACTCCTCAGACAGTAGCCTCACGCCTTCAGGGAGCCCGTGGGTTCAGCGGCGCAAGCAGGTGGCGTCTCAGGAGAGCAGTCCGGTCGGCAGTCCCATGCTTGGTAGAAAGATCCAGAATGCAGACGGTCTACCACCGGGTGTTACAAGGCTTCCGAGGGGTCCTGATGGTACCCGTGGCTTTCACTGTGTCACTGTGGGCGAGAGGGGGAAATCTGCTGCCACTCAGACTTGA